A single genomic interval of Cellvibrio sp. PSBB023 harbors:
- a CDS encoding tryptophan halogenase family protein, producing the protein MQKPQKIVIVGGGTAGWMTANLLAARWGGIEIGLLESSDIGIIGVGEGSTPHLKFFFDEVGIEESEWMPRCNATYKNGISFVNWSSIPGFESYFHPFPAQTDDIFTVPAFLSSIHARMQGYNVNAHPDSYFLETYITQKNLGPIPTENFPFGVAYGYHFDSGLLGQYLAEKAVSRGVKRIFGTVTEVLMNESGELSSVRLDDDSQLAADFFIDCSGFKSLLLQSALKVTYKSFKENLFNNAAVVMPTAMAEIIPPETKSTALSNGWAWKIPLTNRFGNGYVYSADYITPDQAEAELRQHLGMLDSDVAARHLQMKVGRVEKHWAKNCVAVGLSQGFIEPLEATALALSFNTVSAFIKCYEKGAYTNQYEDEFNKEMNARFDGVRDYIVCHYKANQRKDTDYWKDNAANTHLSDVLKQVLHFWQAGGDFAKNMYANNLIGSYQPKSWACLLAGYGVFPPLRASENDDHYKSLHDMAQLADFIRRCGLNFKKHNELLRLT; encoded by the coding sequence ATGCAAAAGCCACAAAAAATAGTGATCGTCGGTGGTGGTACAGCAGGGTGGATGACTGCTAATTTATTAGCCGCTCGTTGGGGCGGTATAGAAATTGGTTTGCTGGAATCCAGTGACATCGGCATTATCGGTGTAGGCGAAGGTTCAACACCCCATTTAAAATTCTTTTTTGATGAGGTAGGCATTGAAGAATCAGAGTGGATGCCTCGTTGTAACGCGACCTATAAAAATGGTATTTCATTTGTAAATTGGTCATCCATTCCCGGATTCGAGAGTTATTTCCATCCATTTCCTGCACAAACAGATGACATTTTTACTGTCCCGGCTTTTTTAAGCAGCATTCATGCGCGTATGCAAGGCTATAACGTGAATGCGCATCCGGATTCTTATTTTTTAGAAACCTATATTACCCAAAAAAATCTTGGCCCTATCCCAACAGAGAATTTTCCTTTTGGTGTTGCCTACGGATACCATTTTGATTCGGGTTTGTTGGGGCAATATCTTGCTGAAAAAGCTGTCAGCAGGGGTGTCAAGCGTATTTTTGGCACGGTGACAGAAGTGCTAATGAATGAGTCGGGCGAGCTTTCATCGGTGCGTCTGGATGATGATAGCCAGTTGGCGGCTGACTTTTTTATCGATTGCTCCGGGTTTAAATCATTGCTTTTACAAAGTGCATTAAAAGTCACCTATAAAAGTTTTAAAGAAAATCTCTTTAATAATGCGGCGGTAGTAATGCCGACAGCAATGGCTGAAATCATACCTCCTGAAACTAAATCAACAGCTCTTTCAAATGGCTGGGCATGGAAAATTCCATTAACCAATCGCTTTGGCAATGGTTATGTGTACAGCGCCGATTACATTACGCCAGACCAGGCCGAAGCAGAACTCAGGCAACACTTGGGTATGCTCGATAGTGATGTTGCTGCCAGACACTTGCAGATGAAGGTAGGGCGAGTTGAAAAACATTGGGCAAAAAATTGTGTAGCTGTAGGCTTGTCCCAAGGATTTATTGAGCCATTAGAAGCAACTGCACTTGCCTTGTCGTTTAATACTGTTTCGGCGTTTATTAAATGTTACGAAAAAGGCGCATATACCAATCAATATGAAGATGAATTTAATAAAGAAATGAATGCACGATTTGATGGTGTGAGGGATTATATTGTTTGCCATTACAAAGCGAACCAGCGAAAAGATACGGATTATTGGAAAGATAATGCGGCCAATACACATTTGTCAGATGTGCTAAAACAAGTGCTCCATTTCTGGCAGGCGGGTGGTGATTTTGCAAAAAATATGTATGCCAATAATTTGATAGGTAGTTATCAACCAAAATCCTGGGCCTGTTTGCTTGCAGGTTATGGTGTTTTCCCTCCATTGCGCGCTAGTGAAAATGATGATCACTACAAGTCTCTACATGATATGGCGCAATTGGCAGATTTTATTCGCCGATGCGGACTGAATTTTAAAAAGCATAATGAATTACTTCGGTTAACGTAA
- a CDS encoding glutathione peroxidase, whose translation MKSLMKPLIALAALTLAQVTYAACPEYMQGEYRKLHSKEMVNICELMENKTVLVVNTASHCGFTSQFKGLEALHKKYQAKGLVVVGFASDDFKQEDADEEKAAEICYLNYGVTFTMLSPTAVTGDKANALFKALAEQSEQPKWNFNKYLLGKDGKVIEHFGSMTKPDSAKLAAAIDKAL comes from the coding sequence GTGAAAAGCCTGATGAAACCACTGATTGCACTTGCTGCCCTGACCTTGGCGCAAGTGACTTATGCGGCTTGCCCGGAGTATATGCAGGGCGAGTATCGCAAGTTGCACTCCAAAGAGATGGTGAATATTTGTGAGTTGATGGAAAACAAGACAGTACTGGTGGTGAATACTGCTAGCCACTGCGGTTTCACTTCTCAATTCAAAGGGTTGGAAGCGCTACACAAGAAATACCAGGCAAAAGGTTTGGTTGTCGTTGGGTTTGCCAGCGATGACTTCAAGCAGGAAGATGCCGATGAAGAAAAAGCGGCTGAAATCTGCTATCTCAATTACGGCGTGACTTTTACTATGTTGTCACCAACCGCAGTCACTGGCGACAAGGCCAATGCCCTGTTCAAAGCCTTGGCGGAGCAGAGTGAGCAGCCAAAGTGGAATTTCAACAAGTACTTGCTGGGTAAAGATGGCAAGGTCATAGAACACTTTGGCAGCATGACCAAGCCTGACTCGGCGAAGCTGGCAGCCGCTATAGATAAGGCGTTATAA
- a CDS encoding TonB-dependent receptor: MIKPNGFNPRRKALVLAISCALGGLSATALAQQAPAADENLEEVIVKGVRASQAQAIDIKRNSTMVVDSIVAEDIGKLPDTTITDSLQRVTGVQIKREAGEGTSLNVRGMPQVLTTLNGEQFLSPWSINKVEANFSDIPAGLISGVDVYKSQDASMLAGGISGVVDLKTWDPSKLNEGLTVKVRLEGATGEYSGREYDEDGSKSRRAPDYNLGLVAGFNNGDNFSIIGSLYAAESYNANYSMWEGQTFAFLDQTGGTPTDMYDLDGDGDLVNDWYIVPEQFAASSQFVERERFGGSLTGVFDINDNWSVRGDIFYTEMDKYDRGVSAQFNAKQTPDAWSVNNTPAKDPYEGTFNALQPGSIVSPGSAISFVDAQGNPRTININTLQVAEVWAADFQSVSKNTVEKTAAYNTNFEVAYTDHESFEAKFRVIHAKAEMQQRKATFQQGTPGWLWVDDDGIPGKDPVDGYHMTVDYRGDYPSFSYEGDVADANFLKQYQGFAEGFNTDAELNVARIDVKSIFDASHVESMEMGVRYGSREANYNKFYYVTPTGRYSNYNDPRVPADKRYKLLPGNAVWQKYPDWYKFVFSETDANLIDVGGLVDNGFSAADTSVFYDFGPIKGFENGVAALAPSNWDSPYDFMNRLYPGTRTVNEPGETYAVTEDTMNAYVQFNFANDDEGLFGVPYNANLGLQVAHTAREVGKSVVPEVLDSFNSIGYDDWQKIAYVYETDTINHSYLELLPSISVNLFPRDDVILRASAARTMTNNDMDTIGSSMVLWYSRCVKTDEDGNQVQILDPNTGALVADYVGCVGGGSDKGDPYIKPWMANVYNLSSEWYFDESAILGLGIFYIDVDTAVQNYQEQRHFLDMDGMDRNQYATIWSTRNTGAADLYGVEFGYKQPFTMFDSWFNRTGVELNYTWSHSESEDMDIEGNQLPLVSNSEHQANLILWYDYEGLNVRLAYNWRSEEYAGMAGVNNAAGNAFNLANWMEPAGYVDLSVSYNINDYVNVFVNGTNLTGQSRKGYTQYESQFHSLWVQETRYSAGVNLTF, encoded by the coding sequence ATGATTAAACCCAATGGTTTTAACCCCAGAAGAAAAGCCCTGGTGCTAGCGATTAGCTGCGCACTGGGTGGCTTGTCGGCCACTGCACTGGCTCAACAGGCGCCCGCTGCCGACGAGAATCTGGAAGAAGTAATTGTAAAAGGTGTGCGTGCCTCACAGGCACAAGCGATTGATATCAAACGTAATTCAACCATGGTGGTGGACTCTATTGTGGCGGAAGATATCGGTAAGCTGCCTGATACCACCATTACCGATTCGTTACAGCGAGTGACAGGGGTACAGATTAAACGTGAAGCAGGTGAGGGTACCTCGCTCAATGTGCGCGGCATGCCACAGGTATTAACTACTCTGAATGGCGAGCAGTTCCTGAGTCCATGGAGTATCAACAAAGTAGAAGCTAACTTTTCTGATATTCCTGCAGGACTGATCTCTGGTGTGGATGTGTACAAGTCACAAGATGCTTCCATGTTGGCGGGTGGTATTTCCGGCGTTGTCGATCTTAAGACTTGGGATCCAAGCAAGTTGAATGAAGGTCTTACCGTTAAGGTTCGTCTGGAGGGCGCCACAGGTGAATACTCGGGGCGCGAATATGATGAAGATGGCAGCAAATCACGCCGTGCTCCTGACTACAATCTCGGTCTGGTTGCTGGTTTTAATAATGGTGATAATTTCTCGATCATTGGCTCACTTTATGCCGCTGAAAGCTATAACGCTAACTACTCCATGTGGGAAGGCCAAACCTTTGCATTTCTCGATCAGACCGGCGGAACACCTACCGATATGTACGATCTTGATGGCGATGGTGACCTGGTTAATGACTGGTATATCGTGCCCGAGCAATTTGCGGCGAGCAGTCAGTTTGTTGAGCGGGAGCGCTTTGGCGGTTCCTTAACCGGTGTATTTGATATCAATGATAACTGGAGCGTTCGCGGCGATATCTTCTATACAGAGATGGATAAATATGATCGCGGTGTATCGGCACAATTTAACGCCAAGCAAACGCCGGATGCGTGGAGTGTAAACAATACGCCGGCTAAGGATCCCTACGAGGGTACCTTTAATGCCCTTCAGCCTGGCTCGATTGTTTCTCCCGGTTCTGCTATTTCATTTGTCGATGCTCAGGGTAATCCACGAACTATTAACATCAACACGCTTCAGGTTGCCGAAGTGTGGGCGGCGGACTTTCAGTCGGTATCCAAAAATACCGTCGAAAAAACTGCCGCGTATAACACCAATTTTGAAGTGGCCTATACCGATCATGAGTCATTCGAGGCCAAATTCCGCGTCATTCATGCCAAGGCAGAAATGCAACAGCGCAAGGCCACTTTTCAGCAGGGAACGCCTGGCTGGCTGTGGGTAGATGACGATGGCATTCCCGGTAAGGACCCGGTGGATGGCTATCATATGACCGTTGATTACCGGGGTGATTACCCTAGCTTTTCTTATGAAGGCGATGTGGCTGATGCGAACTTCCTAAAGCAGTATCAAGGTTTTGCGGAAGGATTTAACACCGATGCAGAGCTGAATGTCGCACGTATTGATGTAAAGAGTATCTTCGATGCTTCTCATGTCGAGTCTATGGAAATGGGCGTACGCTACGGTAGCCGCGAAGCTAACTACAACAAGTTCTATTACGTCACGCCTACTGGACGTTATTCCAACTATAACGATCCGCGTGTGCCTGCAGACAAGCGTTACAAGCTCTTGCCGGGTAATGCAGTTTGGCAAAAATATCCCGACTGGTACAAATTTGTATTCTCTGAAACTGATGCCAATTTGATCGATGTCGGTGGTTTGGTTGACAATGGTTTTAGCGCTGCCGATACCAGTGTGTTCTACGATTTTGGTCCCATTAAGGGCTTTGAAAACGGTGTGGCAGCGTTGGCGCCAAGTAACTGGGATTCACCTTACGATTTCATGAATCGTCTATACCCAGGTACTCGCACAGTGAACGAGCCGGGTGAAACCTATGCAGTTACCGAAGACACCATGAACGCTTATGTGCAATTCAACTTTGCCAATGATGATGAAGGTCTGTTCGGTGTTCCCTATAACGCCAATCTTGGTTTGCAGGTAGCACATACTGCCCGTGAGGTAGGTAAAAGTGTTGTACCTGAGGTACTCGACTCATTTAACTCTATTGGTTATGACGACTGGCAGAAAATTGCCTACGTCTATGAAACCGATACGATCAATCACTCATATCTTGAGCTGCTTCCATCGATCAGCGTAAACCTGTTTCCGCGCGATGATGTGATTTTGCGTGCGAGTGCAGCGCGTACCATGACCAATAACGACATGGATACTATTGGCTCATCAATGGTGCTTTGGTATTCCCGTTGTGTGAAAACTGATGAGGACGGTAATCAGGTTCAGATTCTTGATCCTAATACCGGCGCATTGGTGGCTGACTATGTAGGTTGTGTAGGTGGGGGTAGCGATAAAGGCGATCCTTACATAAAACCTTGGATGGCCAATGTGTATAACCTGTCATCTGAATGGTACTTCGATGAATCTGCCATTTTAGGTTTGGGTATTTTCTATATCGATGTTGATACTGCCGTTCAGAATTATCAAGAGCAGCGTCACTTCCTGGATATGGATGGCATGGATCGCAATCAGTACGCGACTATTTGGTCAACCCGCAATACTGGTGCAGCTGATTTGTACGGCGTGGAATTTGGCTATAAGCAGCCATTCACTATGTTTGACAGCTGGTTCAATCGTACCGGTGTTGAGCTTAACTACACTTGGTCGCATTCAGAGTCGGAAGATATGGATATTGAAGGCAACCAATTACCATTGGTATCCAACTCGGAGCATCAAGCCAACCTGATTCTCTGGTACGACTACGAAGGTCTCAATGTGCGCTTGGCCTACAACTGGCGCAGTGAAGAGTACGCCGGTATGGCTGGCGTGAATAACGCAGCAGGCAACGCTTTCAATTTGGCTAATTGGATGGAGCCTGCTGGCTATGTGGACTTGTCCGTTTCCTACAACATTAATGATTACGTCAATGTGTTTGTAAACGGCACCAACCTGACCGGCCAAAGCCGTAAAGGCTATACCCAATATGAAAGCCAATTCCACAGTCTGTGGGTTCAGGAAACCCGCTATTCTGCTGGCGTGAATCTGACTTTCTAA
- a CDS encoding class I SAM-dependent rRNA methyltransferase, translating into MNLPVLILKPQADRRLKLGHLWIYSNEVDVEKTPLKAFAMGEQALVTTSGGKSLGIALINPNGLICGRLVSRDEKYPLNKSLLVHRIKQSLALRELAFAEPYYRLIYGDADLLPGLVVDRFGDYLVVQIAGAGMELVKDEIVEALVQVLKPQGILLSNEHSARSLEGLSEYTEVAYGEVPESVELVENGTRFMAPVRGGQKTGWFYDHRMNRALLQQYVQGKRVLDVFSYIGGWGVQAAVAGASEVFCVDASEAATDAVLENAQLNGVADKVAAIQGKAIDVLKELIASEERFDVVVLDPPAFIKKRKDQKAGEAAYRHINELGMRLLGRDGLLVSASCSMHLGKDTLLEIVRASGRHLDRHVQIIGQGGQGPDHPIHPAIPETDYLKAVFARVYLA; encoded by the coding sequence ATGAATTTGCCTGTTCTTATATTGAAGCCCCAAGCGGATCGCCGGTTGAAACTGGGTCATTTGTGGATTTATAGCAACGAAGTGGATGTTGAGAAAACGCCGCTCAAAGCCTTTGCGATGGGGGAGCAGGCACTGGTGACTACATCGGGCGGCAAGTCCTTGGGGATTGCATTGATCAATCCGAATGGACTGATTTGTGGGCGCTTGGTGAGTCGCGATGAAAAGTACCCGCTGAATAAATCCCTGTTGGTGCACCGTATCAAGCAATCATTGGCGTTGCGTGAATTGGCATTTGCCGAACCTTATTACCGCTTGATATACGGCGACGCCGATTTGTTGCCAGGATTGGTGGTTGACCGTTTTGGCGATTATCTGGTGGTGCAGATTGCCGGTGCCGGCATGGAGTTGGTAAAGGATGAGATAGTTGAAGCGCTGGTACAGGTGCTGAAGCCGCAGGGGATTTTGCTGAGCAATGAGCACAGTGCACGCAGCCTGGAAGGTTTGTCGGAATATACCGAGGTTGCCTACGGCGAGGTGCCTGAGTCGGTTGAATTGGTAGAAAACGGTACGCGTTTTATGGCGCCGGTGCGCGGCGGTCAAAAAACCGGTTGGTTTTACGATCACCGTATGAACCGTGCGCTGCTGCAGCAGTATGTGCAGGGCAAGCGTGTGCTGGATGTGTTTTCCTATATTGGCGGTTGGGGTGTGCAGGCTGCTGTGGCAGGGGCGAGCGAAGTCTTCTGTGTGGATGCATCCGAAGCGGCCACTGATGCGGTGTTGGAAAATGCCCAGTTGAATGGCGTCGCTGATAAGGTGGCCGCTATTCAGGGCAAGGCGATTGATGTGCTGAAAGAACTTATCGCTTCCGAGGAGCGCTTTGATGTGGTGGTGCTTGATCCTCCGGCCTTTATTAAGAAGCGCAAGGATCAAAAAGCCGGTGAGGCTGCCTATCGCCATATTAATGAGTTGGGTATGCGCCTGCTGGGGCGCGATGGCTTGCTGGTGTCGGCTTCCTGCTCAATGCATTTGGGTAAAGATACGCTACTGGAAATCGTGCGTGCGTCAGGTCGTCATCTTGATCGTCACGTGCAGATTATTGGTCAGGGCGGCCAAGGGCCGGACCACCCCATTCACCCAGCCATTCCCGAAACCGATTACCTCAAGGCTGTGTTTGCCCGGGTTTATCTCGCTTAA
- a CDS encoding HAD family phosphatase, protein MALAIFDLDNTLIAGDSDYSWGVFLVEKQLVDAEVYRIANERFYQDYKNGTLDIRAYLTFSLAPLTHFTQDELRALHAEFMQKHVEPLMLPKAEALLRQHREQGDHLLIITATNGFITRPIAQRLGVDDILATDPEVIEGRHTGNFTGTPCFQAGKITNLQEWLKHHHHSLTGAYFYSDSINDLPLLELVDNPVAVDPDERLSAIANERNWNIISLRD, encoded by the coding sequence GTGGCACTGGCTATTTTTGATCTCGACAACACCCTGATTGCAGGCGACAGCGATTACAGCTGGGGCGTCTTTTTGGTAGAGAAGCAATTGGTTGATGCCGAGGTCTATCGCATCGCCAATGAACGCTTCTATCAGGATTACAAAAACGGAACGCTGGATATACGCGCCTATCTGACGTTTTCATTGGCGCCACTTACGCACTTCACGCAAGACGAGCTGCGCGCACTTCACGCAGAGTTTATGCAAAAACACGTCGAGCCTTTGATGCTCCCCAAAGCAGAAGCACTGTTGCGCCAACATCGCGAACAGGGCGATCACCTGCTAATTATCACAGCCACCAATGGCTTCATTACACGCCCAATCGCCCAACGCCTGGGGGTCGATGACATACTGGCAACCGATCCGGAAGTGATTGAGGGTCGCCATACCGGCAACTTTACCGGCACACCCTGTTTTCAAGCGGGCAAGATCACCAACCTGCAAGAATGGCTCAAACACCACCATCACTCACTCACCGGCGCTTACTTTTATAGCGACTCCATCAACGACCTTCCGCTGCTGGAGCTGGTGGACAACCCGGTAGCCGTAGACCCGGATGAGCGCCTCAGTGCTATCGCTAATGAGCGCAACTGGAACATCATCAGCCTGCGCGACTAG
- a CDS encoding RNA pyrophosphohydrolase, with product MIDSDGFRPNVGIILTNDQGQLLWARRVGGHDAWQFPQGGINPNETPEQALYRELHEEVGLRREDVEILACTRGWLRYRLPHRLVRHNSVPLCVGQKQKWFLLRLRSDDNKVSLNNGGRAEFDDWRWVSYWYPLGKVVSFKRDVYRRALKELSLFHSLHEDRRNRAR from the coding sequence GTGATAGATTCCGACGGATTTCGCCCCAATGTGGGCATCATTCTGACCAACGATCAGGGCCAGTTGCTGTGGGCCCGCCGCGTGGGCGGCCACGATGCATGGCAGTTTCCCCAAGGTGGCATTAACCCCAATGAAACCCCCGAGCAGGCGCTTTATCGCGAGCTTCACGAAGAGGTGGGCCTGCGCCGCGAGGATGTTGAAATCCTGGCTTGTACGCGCGGCTGGTTGCGCTATCGCTTACCGCACCGCTTGGTGCGACACAATTCTGTGCCACTGTGCGTCGGCCAAAAACAAAAATGGTTTTTGTTGCGCTTGCGCAGCGACGACAACAAGGTCAGTCTGAACAACGGTGGGCGCGCCGAGTTTGATGACTGGCGCTGGGTTAGTTATTGGTATCCCTTGGGTAAAGTGGTCTCTTTTAAACGCGATGTTTACCGCAGAGCCCTTAAAGAACTGTCATTATTCCATTCGCTTCATGAAGATCGCCGCAATCGCGCGCGCTAA
- the ptsP gene encoding phosphoenolpyruvate--protein phosphotransferase — protein MLNSLRSIVQEVNAARDMKSALAIIVSRVKEVMKTQVCSVYLRDSKGDYVLMATDGLNANSVGKVRLAAGEGLVGRVVVREEPINLEHAEAHPSYQYFPETGEERYSSFLGVPIIHHRKVLGVLVVQQVEQRRFDEGEEAFLVTMSAQLAGVIAHAEATGGVVPPGAKASQAKFLGVSGASGIAIGEAVVLTPTADLRSVPYQACKDVEAEIAFFQRSLLAVREDIKSLGEQLRARINREEQALFDAYLAMLDDASLAREVMDRIRKGASAPYAWSEVILEHETIFNSMNDPYLRERATDVRDLGRRVLAYLQESNQKARVYPDKTILIGEELTASMLGEIPKEKLAGLVSVLGSSNSHVAILARAMDIPTVMGAVDLPYSQINGRPIIVDGYKGAVYCDPNAQLRKHYKAIYLEEQALVKGLEALKNLPCETQDRYRLPLHVNTGLMADVVRSLERGAEGVGLYRTEVPFLLRDRFPSEEEQRAIYREQLEAFAPHSVTMRTLDIGGDKALPYFPIQEDNPFLGWRGIRVTLDHPEIFLAQIRAMIKASEGLDNLRILLPMITNMQEVDASRALIRRVYKELLEEGFKVRLPQVGVMIEVPAAVYLAPELSRRVDFLSVGSNDLTQYLLAVDRNNAQVADLYQAFHPAVLRALQYIVYAAHDAGISVSICGELAGDPGAAILLMAMGFDVLSMNATNLPKVKSVIRGITFDRAKQLLAEVMSMSNGDQIRDHIARELRDTGLTRLIRPVTSDSN, from the coding sequence ATGCTGAATTCACTTAGATCCATTGTTCAGGAAGTAAACGCGGCGCGCGATATGAAATCGGCGCTGGCGATTATTGTGTCGCGGGTCAAAGAGGTGATGAAAACCCAGGTGTGCTCCGTCTACCTGCGTGATAGTAAGGGTGATTATGTATTGATGGCGACTGATGGTCTGAATGCCAATTCGGTCGGCAAGGTGCGTTTGGCGGCGGGTGAAGGCTTGGTTGGGCGTGTTGTGGTGCGTGAAGAGCCGATTAACCTGGAGCACGCTGAAGCTCACCCAAGCTATCAATACTTCCCGGAAACGGGGGAGGAGCGCTACAGCAGTTTTCTGGGCGTGCCCATTATCCACCACCGCAAAGTCTTGGGTGTATTGGTGGTTCAGCAGGTAGAGCAGCGCCGCTTCGATGAGGGCGAAGAAGCTTTTCTGGTCACTATGTCGGCGCAGTTGGCGGGGGTTATCGCTCATGCCGAGGCGACAGGTGGCGTAGTTCCTCCGGGTGCCAAAGCATCGCAAGCCAAGTTTCTCGGTGTGTCAGGTGCATCCGGTATTGCGATAGGTGAGGCGGTCGTTCTGACACCCACCGCCGATTTGCGCTCGGTACCCTATCAGGCCTGTAAAGACGTTGAGGCCGAAATCGCCTTTTTCCAGCGCAGCCTGCTGGCAGTGCGCGAAGATATTAAATCCCTTGGCGAGCAATTGCGCGCGCGTATCAATCGTGAAGAGCAAGCCTTATTTGATGCCTATCTGGCCATGCTGGATGATGCCTCGCTTGCCCGTGAAGTCATGGATCGTATCCGCAAGGGGGCCAGCGCGCCCTATGCCTGGAGCGAGGTGATCCTTGAGCATGAAACCATCTTTAATAGTATGAATGACCCCTATTTGCGCGAGCGGGCGACCGATGTGCGCGACCTGGGGCGTCGGGTGCTGGCCTATTTACAGGAATCCAATCAGAAAGCGCGTGTATACCCTGATAAAACCATCTTGATCGGCGAGGAATTAACCGCCTCTATGCTGGGTGAGATTCCCAAGGAAAAGCTGGCTGGGCTGGTATCCGTACTTGGCTCATCAAACTCCCATGTCGCCATTTTGGCGCGGGCGATGGATATTCCCACCGTGATGGGGGCGGTAGACTTGCCCTATTCGCAAATCAATGGCCGGCCAATCATTGTGGATGGTTACAAAGGGGCGGTGTATTGCGACCCCAATGCGCAACTGCGCAAGCACTACAAAGCGATTTACCTGGAGGAGCAGGCTCTTGTTAAGGGCTTGGAAGCACTCAAAAACCTGCCCTGCGAGACCCAGGATCGCTATCGCTTGCCTCTGCATGTCAATACCGGATTGATGGCTGATGTGGTGCGTTCGCTGGAGCGTGGTGCAGAGGGTGTCGGTCTTTATCGCACGGAAGTGCCATTCCTATTGCGCGATCGCTTCCCCAGCGAGGAAGAGCAGCGCGCGATTTATCGCGAGCAGTTGGAAGCATTTGCGCCTCATTCAGTCACCATGCGTACACTCGATATCGGTGGCGACAAGGCCCTGCCGTATTTCCCGATTCAGGAAGATAATCCCTTTCTGGGGTGGCGCGGCATTCGTGTAACCCTCGATCACCCGGAGATATTTCTGGCGCAGATTCGCGCCATGATCAAGGCCAGCGAAGGGCTGGATAACCTGCGCATCCTGCTGCCCATGATCACCAATATGCAGGAGGTAGATGCCTCCCGTGCGCTGATTCGGCGTGTGTATAAAGAGCTGCTGGAAGAGGGGTTTAAGGTTCGTTTACCGCAGGTTGGGGTGATGATTGAAGTTCCGGCGGCGGTGTATCTGGCGCCCGAGTTGTCGCGCCGTGTCGACTTCTTATCCGTCGGCAGTAATGACCTCACGCAATACTTGCTGGCGGTGGATCGCAACAATGCACAGGTGGCCGATCTCTATCAGGCATTTCATCCGGCAGTGCTGCGCGCTTTGCAGTACATTGTCTATGCGGCACATGATGCAGGCATCAGTGTCAGTATTTGCGGTGAATTGGCGGGTGACCCTGGCGCCGCGATTTTGTTGATGGCCATGGGGTTTGATGTTTTGTCCATGAATGCCACCAACCTCCCCAAGGTGAAATCTGTTATCCGCGGTATTACCTTTGATCGAGCCAAACAGTTGTTGGCAGAGGTAATGAGCATGTCGAATGGCGATCAAATTCGCGATCACATTGCACGCGAACTGCGCGATACAGGCTTGACTCGCCTGATTCGCCCGGTTACTTCCGATAGCAATTGA
- the lgt gene encoding prolipoprotein diacylglyceryl transferase: protein MLQYPDIDPIAFSIGSFSVHWYGIMYLLAFVSAWLVAMHRAKQPDALITKAQVENLITYGAFGVILGGRFGYVVFYNFDYWLTDPLWLFRVWEGGMSFHGGLIGVIVAMLIYAKRIGRPFVGLMDFVAPMVPLGLGFGRLGNFIGQELWGRVTDVPWAVVFPKAMDPEGVARHPSQLYQAGLEGLVLFVIVFWFSAKPRPRGAVSGIFLVAYATFRFAIEFVREPDRGVALVGWMTRGQLLCVPMFLVGIGLLVYACMASNKGSKVE, encoded by the coding sequence ATGCTGCAATACCCCGATATAGATCCCATCGCGTTTTCCATAGGTTCATTCAGTGTTCATTGGTACGGCATTATGTACCTGCTGGCATTCGTCAGCGCCTGGTTGGTTGCCATGCACCGCGCCAAGCAGCCAGATGCACTGATCACCAAGGCGCAAGTAGAAAACTTGATTACATATGGCGCGTTTGGTGTCATTCTCGGCGGCCGTTTCGGCTATGTTGTATTTTACAATTTTGATTACTGGTTGACCGACCCACTGTGGTTATTCCGCGTGTGGGAGGGCGGCATGTCATTCCATGGCGGTCTTATTGGTGTGATCGTCGCTATGTTGATTTATGCCAAGCGCATCGGTCGACCATTTGTTGGCCTGATGGATTTTGTAGCACCCATGGTTCCGCTCGGTTTGGGCTTTGGGCGCTTGGGCAATTTCATCGGTCAGGAATTGTGGGGACGTGTCACTGATGTGCCGTGGGCGGTAGTGTTTCCCAAGGCAATGGATCCTGAAGGAGTGGCGCGTCACCCAAGCCAGCTTTATCAGGCTGGTCTTGAAGGGCTGGTATTGTTTGTTATTGTTTTTTGGTTCTCTGCCAAACCGCGCCCGCGTGGCGCAGTATCGGGAATTTTTTTAGTGGCTTATGCCACCTTTCGCTTCGCCATCGAATTTGTGCGCGAGCCGGATCGCGGGGTGGCGCTGGTTGGTTGGATGACGCGCGGCCAGTTGCTCTGCGTGCCGATGTTTCTGGTAGGGATCGGTCTGCTTGTCTACGCCTGCATGGCGAGCAACAAGGGCAGTAAAGTCGAATAA